The Gemmatimonadales bacterium DNA window AGTCCGGCCTGGGCGCGGACGCCGCTCGCGCCGCGAGAAGTTCGCATAGTGTTCGCATAGTTCGCCGAGGGATAGGAAAGCCCGCCGCACGCAAATGCGCGGCGGGCTTTCGCTTACAGAGTCGGGGCGACGGGATTCGAACCCGCGACCTCCTGGTCCCAAACCAGGCGCGCTACCGGACTGCGCCACGCCCCGGACTCGCCAAGAGTTGCAGCGTTGCAGAGTTGCAGCGGTTACAAGTATACAGGTTACAGGGGCCTGGCGACCAGCGCCGCCGCTACCTGCCTGAAGGCCTCTCCCCGGTGACTGACGGCGTGCTTCTCCTCGGCGGCGGCCTCGCCGAACGACTTGCCGAGCCCCTCGTGAAAGAACAACGGGTCGTAGCCGAACCCGCCGGTGCCCTTCGGCTCGTCGAGGACGCGTCCCCAGCAGCGGCCGGCGAACGATTCCGGCACCGCGTTCGGGCGCCGGATTAACACCGCCACGCAGACGTACGAAGCGCGGCGGCGCGAGGCGTCCGCGCCCAGGAGACGCCGCAGGAGTTCTCCATTGTTCGCCTGGTCCAGCTCCTTCCCCGCCAACGATCCCGCATTCGGCGCGAAGCGCTTGGACTTCACTCCCGGCGCTCCGAGGAGCGAGAGCACCTCGAGACCCGAATCGTCGGCGACGGTGGGCAGCCCGGTGAGCTTGGCGAAGTACTCGGCCTTGGCGCGCGCGTTGGAGAGGAACGAGTCGAACTCCTCGATCGCCTCCTCCTTCGAGCTCCACGCGACGCGCGCCCCATCGAGCGACAGCAGTTCCACGCCGGCGCCGGCTGACTTGAGTACTTCGCCGATCTCGCGGGCCTTGTCAGCGCTGCGGGTAGCGAGGAGGAGCTGGTTCACCGGCCCAGAGCGGCGCGCTGCATGGCGAATAGGCGCGCAGCGCCGGCCATCGCGAGATCGAGCAGTTGATCGAGGTCGGTGCGGCTGAACGTCCCGTTCTCGCCGGTGCCCTGCACTTCCACGAACGCGTCGGGCTCAGCGACGACCACGTTGGCGTCCACTTCCGCGACGCGGTCCTCCGCATAAGGCAGGTCGAGTCGCGGCTCGCCCTCGACGATTCCGACGCTCACGGCGGCGACCAGCCGCGCGAACGGGTCTGCCACGCCGGCGGTGCGGGAGAGCCAGGCGCACGCGTCCGCGAGCGCGACGGCGGCGCCGGTGACGGCCGCGGTGCGGGTGCCGCCGTCGGCCTGGAGGACGTCGCAATCCACGCGGATCGTGTGCTCTCCGAAGTCGAAGCCGGTGAGCGACGCGCGCAGGCTCCGGCCGATCAGGCGCTGGATCTCGTGAGTCCGGCCGCCCGCTCCCTGCCGTTCGCGTGAGGTCCGCTGAAGAGTGGCACGCGGAAGCATGGCGTATTCGGCGGTGACCCAGCCCTTGCCGCTGCCCCTGCGCCACCCCGGCACCCCGGCCTCCACCGACGCGGTGCACAACACCAGCGTCCCGCCCATGCGCACCAGGCAGGAGCCTTCCGCGTAGGGGTTGGCGCCGCGCTCCAACGTCACCGGCCGTAGCTCGGCCGCGCCGCGTCCATCAGGTCTCGCCACGTTTCGCCTTCGCGATGAAGTTGGTGGTGGAATAACCTTCCTCGAGCGGGATGCGCACCACCCGCCCGCCCCTCGCCGTCACGAGGTCCGCGCCCACGATCGCCTCGGGCGCGTAGTCCGCACCCTTCACCAGCACATCCGGTTCCAGCGCCGCGATCAGCTCGTGCGGGGTGTCCGCGTCGAACAGCACTACCGCGTCCACGCTTTCCAGCCCGGCGAGCACGAACGCGCGATCACGCTCGCGGTTGATGGGCCGGTCCGGCGCCTTGCCGAGCCGCCGCACCGAGGCATCGGTGTTGACGCCGACCACCAGCGCGTCGCCCTCGGCGCGGGCGGCCGCCAGCAGCGCGACGTGCCCCCGGTGCAGCACGTCGAACACGCCGTTGGTGAAGACGACCGATCCGGCAACGCCGCGACGCCAGCGTGCCAGTGCCTCGCGACCCATGATCTTGCGGTCGGGGGTGGAGCGCGCGCCGCCGCTCGAAGACACTAGAAGAGCGGGGCGCGCGCGCCGGGCGTGAAGTGGAAGCGGAAGACCTTAACGTAACCGGGAAGCTGGATGACGACCGAGTCGTCGTACGAGGCGCTGATGACGATCTCAATCGGGAACACGGTCGAGCGGCGGATGTCCCACTGCCTCCGCCCCAGCGGCAGGCCGAGGCTGTCCGACTTCGCTACGAGCCGGCGGCGGATCTCGTCGTTGCTGAGCGTGGTGGCGTACAAGGCCTCGGTCTTCACCTCGTCCAGGATCTGGTAGTAGCGGAACTGTACTTCGAAGTACTGGACGCCGTGATAGGCCGCGAACGCGAGAACGAGGAGCACGAGCAGGCACCCCAGCCGCGCCTTCCCGGCCTCGCTACGCCAGCGCTTCACCATTGCGACTGCGCTCCTTCCACGACGTCTGCCACCAGCTTGGCCAGCGCGGTGCGCCGGCCCTCGATTTCCCGCGGCGGCTGGTACTCGCCGTCCACCGACAGCCCATTGCGCTGCCAGAGCGCGCGCCCCAGACGCTGGTCGAATATCTCCACGTTGACGGTGATCTGCACCCGGCGACTGGTCACTTCGACGCGACGCCCTGGCCGACCGACCGCCTGCTCTGACTGATAAGACAGGGGAATGTCGGGATCGTAGCGCAC harbors:
- the rph gene encoding ribonuclease PH, with the protein product MTLERGANPYAEGSCLVRMGGTLVLCTASVEAGVPGWRRGSGKGWVTAEYAMLPRATLQRTSRERQGAGGRTHEIQRLIGRSLRASLTGFDFGEHTIRVDCDVLQADGGTRTAAVTGAAVALADACAWLSRTAGVADPFARLVAAVSVGIVEGEPRLDLPYAEDRVAEVDANVVVAEPDAFVEVQGTGENGTFSRTDLDQLLDLAMAGAARLFAMQRAALGR
- a CDS encoding DUF4136 domain-containing protein, producing MKSGVFARSLAAVALAGLTAGCVYGFRGGGLPGHIRTVAVLPFDNRTGEPALTQEVFQAIRDAVERRLGLRAAPEAGADAVVRGEIVRYDPDIPLSYQSEQAVGRPGRRVEVTSRRVQITVNVEIFDQRLGRALWQRNGLSVDGEYQPPREIEGRRTALAKLVADVVEGAQSQW
- the rfaE2 gene encoding D-glycero-beta-D-manno-heptose 1-phosphate adenylyltransferase, with the translated sequence MSSSGGARSTPDRKIMGREALARWRRGVAGSVVFTNGVFDVLHRGHVALLAAARAEGDALVVGVNTDASVRRLGKAPDRPINRERDRAFVLAGLESVDAVVLFDADTPHELIAALEPDVLVKGADYAPEAIVGADLVTARGGRVVRIPLEEGYSTTNFIAKAKRGET
- a CDS encoding non-canonical purine NTP pyrophosphatase — its product is MNQLLLATRSADKAREIGEVLKSAGAGVELLSLDGARVAWSSKEEAIEEFDSFLSNARAKAEYFAKLTGLPTVADDSGLEVLSLLGAPGVKSKRFAPNAGSLAGKELDQANNGELLRRLLGADASRRRASYVCVAVLIRRPNAVPESFAGRCWGRVLDEPKGTGGFGYDPLFFHEGLGKSFGEAAAEEKHAVSHRGEAFRQVAAALVARPL